A stretch of DNA from Chloroflexota bacterium:
ACCAGGCAATCCCAAAAGCTCCTTCGCTGACCTGCTATCTACATTAATATCAGCCCCACCAGTGATCGTGGCTCCGCTGTGGCCGAAGCGGCCCTTGGTCACCATAACTACTTCAGCACCACACCGCAAGGCTTCTATGGCCGCTCCGGCGCCCGCTCCCTCGCTGCCTATAATCAGCACATCGGTTCTCAACATTCCCCTTGCTCCTCCTACCTAGATAAGGAAGGCTCCTACCGGACTCTTTATCAATTGCACCACGTTGTTATAGGTCTGCCTTATGTGATGCTTCATCAGCTGTTCAGCCAAATGGGCGTCCCTGGATTTGATAGCCTGAGCTATATCCTTATGCTCCTGCATCGAGACTGGGATACGGCTGGGGATACTAGCAGATATGAAGCGCAAACGATGGATTTGCCCATTCAGCTTGTGAATGATACGCGAAGCCCGGCGGTTTCCTGCGGTCTCCAGAAGCAGGGCATGAAATTGATTGTCAGCTTTGAAGGCAAGTTCGACACTATTCTCCCGAATAGCTTCGTCCAACAGAGCAACGATCTTCTCCAGTTCGGCCAGAGAGTCAGGCGTTATGCGCTCGGCAGCCAATCTGGCCACCATCCCCTCCAGAGCCTCACGGATCTGAAAGATCTCAGTCACATCATCCACATCCAAGTCAGAAATGTAGGCGCCTTTGTGGGGAGCTAAGATCACCAGACCGTCATCTTGCAATTGCTGTAGAGCCTCCCTTATGGGGGTTCGACTCACACCTAAGGCAGCGGCGAGCTCACCCTCAACGATGGGGTTTCCTGGCTTAAGCTCACAGTTGATTATCTTTTCCTTAATAATTTCATAGGCACGTTGCTTCAGCAGCCTAGAGCTCGGAGCAACGGGATCAACGAGGGGGCCAGTACGCGCTGCTCGATTCATCTCTAATAAGTCCTTGACATTTATCAAATTGTATGCTATATTGTATACAATATAGCATACAATTATAAGGTTGTCAAGAGATTCTATGTCAAAGCAAGCGTCAGCCATCCCTATCACCTATAGGTCATTGCTTGCTGATGCCGTCAGATCGCTGACTCGGCGTACCCAAATAGGCAATCTCTTATTAATTCTGCCGGCCTCGGCCTTCCTCACCGGGCTCTTCGCCTATCCCCTTATGCGCATATTTATGCTCAGCCTCTTTGACCCCGACCTTACCCTAAAGCACTACGCCTATCTACTTCAGAAGCCCGCTTATATCGCTGTCCTCCTGAACACATTCAGGCTCGCTTTTACGGTGACCCTCTCCTGTTTAGTCCTTGGATACCCATTCGCTTACCTCCTGGCCAACGCCAGCCCTCGTGTGCGGAATATATTAATGATCGCCGTAATCCTCCCCTTTCTGACCAGTTTGTTGGTCCGCACTTATGCCTGGATGGTGTTATTGGGAAGAGAAGGACTTATAAACCAGTTATTATTGAAGTCTGGACTTGTCTCATCTCCACTACAGTTAATGCATAATTTCATCGGCGTCCATGTCGGCATGGTACAGATTCTAATTCCCTATATGATCCTACCCCTTTTCAGCGTGATGGTCGGTATTGATAAGAGCTTACTAAAGGCCGCTTATAACCTGGGGGCAACACCATTCCAGGCGTTTTGGAGAATTTTCCTACCTCTGAGCCTTCCCGGTGTAGCTGCTGGCAGCATCCTGGTCTTCATTATCTCCCTTGGTTTCTTCGTCACGCCTGCCCTATTGGGCGGATTGCGGGACACCACGATCTCAATGCTGATTGAAACTCAGACCAGTCAGCTATTGAATTGGGGCTTCGCCTCGGTCCTCGCCGTGGTGCTCTTGGTCATCACCCTTCTGCTAGCTACCACCTTTAACCAGTTCCTCGGCTTGGACAAGATATGGGGAGGGAGAACGTGAGGGGCGTGGCTTGGGTGCAGACGGTGACGAAACCAGGCCATCCTGGGGTTGGCTGGGGAATGATAACCCTTCGTCTCCTTTGTGGCGCTATCGTAATTTTCTTAATTCTCCCTATCTTTATAATCATTCCCATCTCCTTCAGTTCATCGCTATATCTAGAGTTCCCACCCAAGGGTTTCTCCCTGCAATGGTATCAAGATTACTTCGGAGGTCCGGGCTGGGTACAGGCCACCCTGCTCAGCGTAGAGGTGGCTAGCGTAGTCATGATTCTCGCCACCATTCTGGGCACGTTGAGCGCCTTCGGGTTTGTCCGGGGACGATTTCCAGGGAAAGGGCTCATCTATGGCTTTATCCTATCGCCCTTAATTGTTCCCTCAATAATCACGGCTATCGCCGTTTATTTCCTGTACGCCAGCCTTCGTCTAGTTGGCACAGCCCTCGGGATGATCCTGGCCCATACCGTCCTGGCCATCCCCCTGGTTGTAGTCATCGTATCGGCCACCCTGGCCGGCTTTGATACCTCGCTAGAACGAGCCGCCATGAGCCTTGGTGCTAATCCTTTGCAGACATTCCGAAGGGTCACCTTACCCATTATCAGCCCGGGAGTATTTACCGCAGCCATCTTCGCCTTCCTCACTTCATTCGATGAGGTAGTGATCGCCATTTTCATTGCGGGCACAAGGGCGGTGACCCTGCCCAAGAAAATGTGGGAGGGCGTCTGGCTAGAGATAAATCCGACCATCGCGGCCGTGTCTTCCTTTTTGATCGTATTGACCGTTTTGATCCTGGTTACAACGGAATTATTAAGAAGTAGAATGGCACGCCTCAGCGGTTAAGAGATTAATAGAACCACGCAGGTGACTTTCTTGGGGCCAGCAAGAGAGCCTAGATACCTGGAAATCGCGGGGCGTAGACGGGCCGCCTAAGGACCAAGGGGCTCACTCTGACCTGGCCCAGTGTGGAGGAGGTGCACAGAG
This window harbors:
- a CDS encoding GntR family transcriptional regulator — protein: MNRAARTGPLVDPVAPSSRLLKQRAYEIIKEKIINCELKPGNPIVEGELAAALGVSRTPIREALQQLQDDGLVILAPHKGAYISDLDVDDVTEIFQIREALEGMVARLAAERITPDSLAELEKIVALLDEAIRENSVELAFKADNQFHALLLETAGNRRASRIIHKLNGQIHRLRFISASIPSRIPVSMQEHKDIAQAIKSRDAHLAEQLMKHHIRQTYNNVVQLIKSPVGAFLI
- a CDS encoding ABC transporter permease yields the protein MSKQASAIPITYRSLLADAVRSLTRRTQIGNLLLILPASAFLTGLFAYPLMRIFMLSLFDPDLTLKHYAYLLQKPAYIAVLLNTFRLAFTVTLSCLVLGYPFAYLLANASPRVRNILMIAVILPFLTSLLVRTYAWMVLLGREGLINQLLLKSGLVSSPLQLMHNFIGVHVGMVQILIPYMILPLFSVMVGIDKSLLKAAYNLGATPFQAFWRIFLPLSLPGVAAGSILVFIISLGFFVTPALLGGLRDTTISMLIETQTSQLLNWGFASVLAVVLLVITLLLATTFNQFLGLDKIWGGRT
- a CDS encoding ABC transporter permease — its product is MRGVAWVQTVTKPGHPGVGWGMITLRLLCGAIVIFLILPIFIIIPISFSSSLYLEFPPKGFSLQWYQDYFGGPGWVQATLLSVEVASVVMILATILGTLSAFGFVRGRFPGKGLIYGFILSPLIVPSIITAIAVYFLYASLRLVGTALGMILAHTVLAIPLVVVIVSATLAGFDTSLERAAMSLGANPLQTFRRVTLPIISPGVFTAAIFAFLTSFDEVVIAIFIAGTRAVTLPKKMWEGVWLEINPTIAAVSSFLIVLTVLILVTTELLRSRMARLSG